The Syntrophobotulus glycolicus DSM 8271 DNA window ACGCAGCTTTAATGATGCAATTGGGCTGTGATGGTGTATTTGTCGGTTCCGGTATTTTCAAATCGGCCGATCCCGCCAAAAGGGCCAGGGCAATTGTTTTGGCGACAACTCATTATAAGGATGCGGCGATGCTGGCTGAGCTTTCGGAAGATCTCGGCGAAGCAATGCCCGGCTTAGAAATTTCCACAATTTCGGACTCTGAAAGAATGCAGGAGCGTGGCTGGTAAGATGAAAAGGAAAGTTGGCGTCCTGGCCATCCAGGGCGCTTTTCGTGAACACCGCAAAGTTCTTGAGAAGCTGGGCTGTGAAGTGATTGAGGTTCGGACATCAAGCGATCTCCAGGGAATTGAAGGGCTGATCATACCTGGAGGAGAAAGTACAGCAATTGGTAAACAGCTGGCGCTTGATGGTTTTGGAGAAGATATTATAACAGCCGCAGCTGAAGGAATGCCGGTATTCGGGACCTGTGCGGGCATGATTCTCTTAAGTAAGAAAATTATCGGCAGTGAACAATACCGGCTGGGTCTTCTGGATGCTGTTGTGAAAAGGAACGCTTTTGGGCGGCAAGTGGCCAGTTTTGAGGCTGATCTTCAAATTA harbors:
- the pdxT gene encoding pyridoxal 5'-phosphate synthase glutaminase subunit PdxT yields the protein MKRKVGVLAIQGAFREHRKVLEKLGCEVIEVRTSSDLQGIEGLIIPGGESTAIGKQLALDGFGEDIITAAAEGMPVFGTCAGMILLSKKIIGSEQYRLGLLDAVVKRNAFGRQVASFEADLQIKGLDDDIRAVFIRAPYLLEVSPEVDILAEYAEKIVFVRQGHILACAFHPELTEDSRIHEYFLKIVAEYQG